TTCGGTAGCAGCCGTTGAAGAAATCGGCTATGGCTATGTTAGAATGCGGAAATCCTTAAATCGAGTATGAAACATGAGTGAGCAGCAAGAAGAGCGCATCAGCAAAACGCAAATGAAAAAGCGCATGGACGAATTGCAGGATTTGGGCATGGAATTAACCCGCCTTTCCGCCGAAACCCTGAAAAAAATCGACCTGCCCGAAGATTTGTATGAAGCGGTGCGCGAATACAAAAAAATCACTTCCAACGGCGCGCTCAAACGCCAAACCCAATACATCGGCCGCCTGATGCGCGAAACCGATCCCGCTCCGATACGCGAATTTCTCGCCAAGCTCAAAGGCGAAAACACCGCACACAATGCCTTTTTGCAGCGCATCGAGCAAATGCGCGCGCGGCTTTTGGCGAATGACGACGCGCTTACCGCATTTGTAGCCGACTACCCGCATGCCGATACCGGCGCCTTGCGCACCTTAATCCGCAACACACGCAAAGAACAAGAGCTGGGCAAGCCGCCGAAAAATTTCCGCGCCCTGTATCAGGAAATCAAAGCCGTGATGTCGGATGGCAGCAGCGCAGACGGTTCAGCCGACAAAGCCGAAGAATAAAGGTTCCGCTATGTACACCGCATTTGAAGATTCCGAATACCAGCGTTTTATCGACACTTTGCTCGACACCCAAACCGTTTACACGCTTGCCGACGAAAACGGCGTGGCCGAATGCCCTTCCACAGAATACAACGGTGCCGACGGCGAACCGGTAGCCGTTTTATGCTATTGGTCCTCAGCCGAAGCGGCGCGCGCCTGCCAAAGCGAAGAATGGAGCATTTATCAGATTGAAGCCGTGTCTCTGGCCGAATTCATGAGCACTTGGCTGATTAATATGGATGAAGACCAATGCTTGGCCGGCATAGAATTCGACGCCGGTTTGTACGGATTGGAAATCGAGCCCATCGAGCTTCTCGGCGATTTGATGGACAACGCCCAAAAACGCGGCATCACGCTGGACATCCCCGACTATGAAGAGCTGGTCGCCTACCGCCTCGAATGGGAACGCATGGCCGCCGGGCAAACTTTATTAAACTGACCGCCGCCATAATGCCGGATAAGCCTGTCTGAAAACCATCCGTATGTTTCAGACAGGCATTTAATTCAATATAGCCAACCTACTTACATAACAACACCGTCATACTCGGGCTTACCCGTGTATCTCCTAAAGTTACTGAAGCTCAAGATACTATAGTTAATCAAATTAATTTTTAATACAAGGCAGCAAGCCGAAGACAGTACAGATAGTACGGCAAGGCGCAGCAACGCCGTAGTAAAAGTTAAGTTGATTAACTATAGAGGCAAGCTGAGAATGACGGGTGTACTATGGTTAAGCCGATTCACTATATCATGCCGGCCGGCGCAGCCCTCCTTCAACCTGCTTTCAGACAGGCATCATCCCAAACACACACCACCTTTTCCATGAACCTAAAAAAACTGATCCCGCCACCCGGCCTTTTACTGATGCTGTTCCTCGGCATCCTCATTCCCCTGCTGATTATCGGGGAAATCGCCGAACACCTGTTGGTACACGAACGCTTCGCCTTTGAGCAGCCTTTGATGCTGGCCGTCCGCCAGCATACCCAAAACTGCCCGATCACTTATCTTGCCCTCATCCTGCACTGGATAGGCAAATGGCCCGCCGCCACATCAATCGCCGCCCTGATTGCCTGGTACGAACTGCGCAACCTCCGCCCCAACCGGGCCGTGTTCGTGATTCTCAGCACCGCCCTGCCCACCGCCGTTATGAGTGCTGCCAAAGCCTTCTTCAGCCGCACCCGCCCCGAATTCTGGCCGCGCATCGTTGAAGAACAAAGCGCCTCATTCCCCAGCGGCCACAGCACTTTTGCCGCCGCACTAGCCACCACCGTCGTGATTTTGTGTTGGCAAAGCCCCCACCGCGCCTGGATTATCCTCGGTGCCCTCAGTTTTACCCTGCTGGCAGGCTTCTCCCGCATCGTCTTAGGCGTTCACTACCCCACCGACGTACTCGTCGGCTGGCTTACCGGCATGAGCACCGTAATCGGCATCTATCAACTGATGCGCAATAAAATCAAACAATCGCGCTGAACACACAATATGCCTGTCTGAAAAGAGGTTCTGCAAAAAGAAACCCGCTTTTCAGACAGGCATTTTCTTATATAAGATAGCCAACCCACACCCTAACAACACCGTCATACCCAGGCCTGATCCAAGTATCTTGAGTCCCAGTAAGGTCGGGAGATACTCGGAGCCAGCCCGAGTATGACGAGCGTACTATTTCTAAGTTGATTAACTATATAACCCAAGCATCCGATAGACCTTGCCAAGCTTTTGCATTAACATACGGCCCAATCCGCACCAATCCCAAACGGTTGATTATCTATGGCGCGGATACACGTTTCCCTATTCACGCCTGTCTGAAAACAGCGGCAACAGCGCTTTTCAGACAGGCATATCCAAACGGCCGCATACCATGAACGACATCCTGCAAAAAATCCTCGCCACTAAAGCCGAAGAAGTTGCCGCCGCCAAAGCCGCAGTTTCTCCTGAAGCCATCCGCCACCAAGCCGAACATGCTGGGCCTGTGCGCAACTTCACCGAAGCCATCCGCGCCAAACATGCGCAAGGCCTGCCCGCCATCATTGCGGAAATCAAAAAAGCCAGCCCGTCCAAAGGCTTGATCCGCCCTGATTTCAACCCGGCCGCCCATGCGCAGGATTACGAACGCGCCGGCGCCGCCTGCCTTTCCGTGCTGACCGACGAGCAATATTTCCAAGGCTCGCCCGAATACATGAAGCAGGCACGCGCCGCCGTTAGACTGCCCGTGTTGCGCAAAGATTTTATCGTTGACGAATACCAAATCTACCAAGCGCGCGCATGGGGCGCCGATGCCATTTTGCTGATTGCCGCCACACTCGGCGCCGAAGAACTGGAGCGTTTCGAGCAAACCGCCCATGCGCTGGGGATGTCGGTATTGCTGGAGCTGCACGACCCTGCCGAGCTGGAGAAATGCCGCCGCCTCACTACACCTTTGCGCGGTGTAAACAACCGCAATTTACGCACGTTCGAAGTGAACATGCAGCAAACCCTCGTTCTGCTGCCACAGCTCGAAGGCCATATCGTGATCGCCGAAAGCGGCATCCGAGGCAAAGAAGATGTGGATTTCATGCGCAGCCACGGCGTGCATACTTTCTTAATCGGCGAAACCTTCATGCGTGCCGACGATATTGAAGCCGAAGTGAAAAAGCTGTTTTGATTTACCGCTGCGAGCAGAGGTTTAAACCATATTGCAAATCAACTGTATCTTTACCATATAATTAATCAACTTAAATTTTAGGGCTAATCTACTTCAGCCTCTAACTTTTACTACGGTGTTGCTGCGCCTTGCCGTACTATCTGTACTGTCTTCGGCTTGCTGCCTATTAAAAATGTGTTGATTAACTATAAGTGAGCCTGTCTGAAAGATTTTTTGACAGCGGGTAGATTGATTTAGGCCGTAGGCCGTAGGCCGTAACCCAACACCCAATCTAAATACTGACAATGCGAATGTTCGGTTTTCGCTGTGCTGCAACCCAACATACCCAACTGCGTTGCAACATTGTTTGCCATACAAAATGCCTGTCTGAAACTTTCAGACAGGCATTTGCCGTTTGCACAACTTTATTTGATTGACGTGCCGATGCGGCTGCGGTCGCTAAAGTTCAACCAAATGAAAAACGCTTTACCCACCAGCAACTTGTCGTCTACAAAGCCCCAATAACGCGAATCTTCGCTGGCATCCCGGTTATCGCCGAGCACGAAGTAATTGCCTTCGGGCACTTTGCAGCGGAACCATGAACCGTCGCGCGAATAATCGCAGTTTTCACGGTATGCGAAGTTGGCACGTACATGGCTGGGCGAGAATGCCGGGTTGCCGTTGATGCGCAAAGTTTGATACTCGCGCCCGTTCAAACGCTCCTCATATTGATCGGCCTGCACTTCCTGCAAACCGAAAGGGGTGTTTTCCTGATAGTGGTACAGCCCTTCCGATTTCGCTTCCACTTCCTCTCCGTTAACAAACAGGGTTTTGTTGCGGTATTCCACCACATCGCCCGGCACGCCGATAGCGCGTTTAATATAATTGATGCTGTTGTCTTCAGGGTAATTAAACACCACCACATCGCCGCGCTCCACCTGCCCGGTAGGAATCAAAACCGTATTCAAAATCGGCACGCGGATGCCGTAAGACGATTTTTTCACCAAGATAAAGTCGCCCACCACCAAACCCGGGCGCATCGAGCTTGAAGGAATCTGAAACGGCTCGGCGATAAACGTGCGCAACACAAATACCAGCAGGATAATCGGGAAAAAGCCGCTCATATAATCGCGGAAATGGTTATCGTCGCTAATCCTTTCCGACACTTCCGGCGCCCATTTCGACGTGAGCTTATGCCAAACCCATATCACACCGGTAAACAGAACAAAAATAAGCAACACAGCAGTAAAGCTCATCATGGCGGCGAGCAAACCGAACACCCCCACCATCATTAAAAGGTAGCCCCATTGCAGGCCGTTGCTCCATTCGCCCTTGATATTGCGCTCTTTATCGCTGGCCGCATACAAAACTCCGCCGACAACCAGCGCCAGCGCCGCCATTACAACCCATTGGTTAACCATGCTTTATTTATCTCCCACTTGTAAAATCGCCAAAAACGCGCTTTGCGGAATTTCCACATTGCCCACCTGCTTCATGCGGCGTTTACCTGCTTTTTGCTTTTCCAACAATTTCTTCTTACGCGTAATATCGCCGCCGTAACACTTGGCCAATACGTTTTTACGCAATGCCTTCACGTTTTCGCGCGCGATAATCTGGCTGCCGATGGCTGCCTGAACGGCAATATCAAACATCTGGCGCGGAATCAGTTCGCGCATTTTGGCGGCCAGCTCACGCCCACGGTGAACGGCGCTCTGGCGGTGCACAATCAGGCTCAAGGCATCCACTTTTTCACTGTTTACCATAATATCGAGCTTAATCAAATCGGAAGGCTGGAATTCTTTGAATTCGTAATCCAAAGAAGCATAACCGCGCGAAGTGGATTTAAGCTTGTCGAAGAAATCCATCACCACTTCGTTCATCGGCAAATCGTAAGTGAGCATTACCTGGCGGCCCATGTATTGCATATTGACCTGCACACCGCGCTTTTGGTTGCACAAAGTCATTACGTTGCCCACATATTCCTGCGGCACCAAAATAGTAGCCGTAATAATCGGTTCCAAAATCGTTTCGATGCTGCCGATATCGGGCAGCTTAGAGGGGTTTTCCACCTCGATTTTTTCACCGTTTTTCATGATTACTTCATACACCACCGTCGGCGCGGTGGTAATCAAGTCCATATCGAACTCGCGTTCCAAACGCTCCTGCACGATTTCCAAATGCAGAAGGCCGAGGAAACCGCAACGGAAACCGAATCCCAAAGCCTGCGATACTTCCGGCTCGAATTTCAGCGAGGCATCGTTCAATTGCAGCTTTTCCAGCGCTTCGCGCAAAGCTTCGTAATCGTGGCTTTCAACGGGATACAAGCCGGCAAACACCTGCGATTGCACCTCTTGAAAGCCCGGCAGCGGTTCGACGGCGGGATTGGACACCAGCGTTACCGTGTCGCCCACTTTAGCCTGCCCCAGCTCTTTCACGCCGGTAATCAGAAAGCCCACTTCTCCCGCGCCCAGCTGCTGCTTGGCAACGGATTTCGGTGTGAACACGCCCAGCTGCTCTACCAGCGTTTCCGCTTTGGTCGACATAAAACGGACTTTGTCTTTAAGCTTCAAAGTGCCGTTTTTCACGCGGATCAGCATCACCACGCCCACATAATTGTCAAACCATGAGTCGATAATCATGGCTTGCAGAGGCGCTTCGGGGTCGCCGGTCGGAGCGGGGATTTTTGCCACGATTTCTTCCAGCACATCTTCCACACCCAAGCCGCTTTTGGCCGAACAGGTTACCGCACCCACTGCGTCGATGCCGATAATGTCTTCAATCTCCTGAGCCACACGGTCGGGGTCGGCAGCGGGCAGGTCGATTTTGTTCAATACCGGCACCACTTCCACACCCAAATCAATCGCGGTGTAACAGTTGGCAACGGTTTGCGCTTCCACGCCCTGAGAAGCGTCCACCACCAGCAGCGCCCCTTCGCAGGCAGACAGTGAACGCGATACTTCATATGAAAAATCGACGTGTCCGGGCGTGTCGATCAGGTTGAGCTGGTAAACCTGCCCGTCGCGCGCTTTGTAGTTTAACGCTGCGGTTTGCGCCTTAATGGTAATGCCGCGCTCTTTTTCAATGTCCATAGAATCAAGCACTTGAGTGCTCATTTCGCGCATTTCCAAGCCACCGCAATATTGGATGAAGCGGTCGGCCAGCGTGGATTTGCCGTGGTCGATATGGGCGATGATAGAGAAATTTCGGATATTGTTCATAGTGTTCATGATGATGCAGTATTTTGAAATGCCTGTCTGAACGCTTTCAGACAGGCATTCGGTATCAGGCCAAATAGCAGAATATTTTAACCTAAAAAACCGCCAAACGCCGCAAAACTTTATCGGCAGGCAACACAAATGCCTGTCTGAAAGCGTTCAGACAGGCATTTCGAAATACCGCGCCGATATAAATCGAATCGGCTAAAAACAGCACACGGTCATACTCTCTTTAATTAAGTTTGTTTGCGATAAAAAGCGCTTCAAGGCGGCTCACTCCGCCCGATGCCTGTCTGAAAACAGCATTTCACTATATAATCTTTCTCTCCCAACCAGCGGTAAAACCATGAAAAACTCCTCCTCCAAACGCAAAATCAGCGGCGTATTGCTGCTCGACAAACCCGCCGGACTTTCCAGCAATACCGCGCTGCAAAAAGCCCGCCGTTTGTTTAATGCAGAAAAAGCAGGCCACACCGGCGTGCTCGACCCGCTGGCTACCGGGCTTTTGCCCGTATGTTTCGGCGAAGCCGCCAAGTTCGCCCAATATCTTTTGGATGCCGACAAAGCCTACACCGCCACGCTCAAGCTCGGCGAAGCCACCACCACTGGTGATGCCGAAGGCGAAATCATTGCCACCGCGCCCATACCCGGCCGCAAAGCCGACTTCCAATCCGCCTGTGCCGCCCTCACCGGTGCCATACGCCAAGTGCCGCCCATGTTTTCCGCGCTCAAACATGAAGGCCGCCCGCTTTACGAATACGCGCGCAAAGGTATCGTGATTGAGCGCAAACCGCGCGACATTATCATCTACTCTATTGATATTGCAGAATTTTCACCACCTAAAGCCGTGATTAACGTGCGTTGCAGCAAAGGCACCTATATCCGTACCCTCAGCGAAGATATTGCCAAACAAATGGGCACTTTCGCCCACCTTACCGCTCTGCGCCGCACCGAAACCGCGGGTTTCACCATCAGCCAAACTCATACCCTCGAAGCGTTGGAGGCACTTAGCGAAACCGAGCGCGACGCCCTGCTGCTGCCTTGCGACGCTTTGGTACAGCATCTCCTAGCCATCCGGCTGACTGACGCCGACATCAAAATGCTGCGTTTCGGCCGGCAACCGGCTTTCAACACACCGAATACACCGGCAGAAACACCACTGCGTGCATACAGCACAGAAAACGAGTTTGTCGGCCTGGTTGAATATCTGCCCCGCAATGCCTGTCTGAAAAGCATGAGGCTGATGAATACAGGCAGCTAAAATAAGCCTTCTACATTCGACCGACGGAATGCGCCAACTTCACAATCAATCATGCCAATGTCTATTCCAAAGCCAAATACCGCAGAATGCCTGCCTGAAAACGGATTTCAGACAGGCATTCTTTAAAAAGCCCTTTGCGCTCTGTCTCGACAGCTACGCAAACGCCTTTAAAAATAAAGGTTTGCCAAACACCTGTGCATTATACCCCTCGAAAACACATGGAACACGGCATCAAACACACATCAGAAATGTTACAATACGCCATTCTTTCCACCACCGAACCCTCTAAAAATGACCCAAATCACTCTATCCCATATCCAAGCCGCCGCTTTCGATTTAGACGGCACACTTTGTGATTCCATCCCCGATTTGGCCGCCGCCGCCAACGCCACCCGCCGGCATATGGGGCTGCCCGCCTTACCTGATAAAGTGGTCGAAAGCCATGTGGGTGACGGGATTGCGAAACTGGTTCACCGCGTGCTTACCGATACCCGCGAAGAGGAAGCGCCGCAAGCACAATGGGAAGAAGCATTTTCCTTTTTTGTGAAATACTACCGCGAACATTTATCCGACTTTACCCGCTCTTATCCCGAAACGGAAACAGGTTTGGGCTTACTCAAATCGCTCGGCATCCCGCTCGCCGTGGTTACTAACAAAAACGAACTGCTGGCCGTTGAGCTGCTCAAACAACTCAACCTTGCCGACTACTTCAGCCTGATTCTCGGCGGCGACAGCCTGTCTGAAAAGAAGCCCAGCCCTCTTCCACTGCAACATACGGCGCAAGTGTTGGGTGTGGATGTCAAAAATATGATTATGGTAGGCGATTCGCACAATGATATTCTGGCGGCAAAAGCAGCAGGCTGCATAAGCGTAGGCGTGTCTTTCGGCTACGGAAATATGATGGAACTTTCAAAAAACAGTGCGACCAAACCCGACTGGGTTATCAACTCACTGCCTGAAATCTACGAAAACCTGCGGCCGCAAAAAGAGCAAGGATAGCGAATAAAATATTTATGCCTGTCTGAAAACGATTCAGACAGGCATAAGTGCTTCTATGCTAGTTCAGCTTAACTACATCTGTTGCTGCGCCGTAACTCAAAGAAAATAATTGTACAAAATATCGAAAGCAACAACACAATCAGTTTCTTACCATTATTCTGCTTCTGAATTTCCACACAGCTCAAATACTTATCCTAATTAAAACGATTAAAACAACATGCCTCCGAAATCCCTACGCGCCCGCGCCCTTGATATCCTTTCACGCAGAGAAATCAGCCGTGCAGAGCTCAAGCGCAAACTTGCTCCGTATGCAGAAAGTGAAGCAGAAGTGGAAAAAGTGCTGAATGAGTTTGCCGAACGCAATTGGCAATCAGACCAGCGCTTTACTGAAGCATTTGTTCACTGCAAAAGCCGCAAATATGGCTCACGCAAACTGAAGCAGGCGCTGTTAGACAAAGGTATCGATGCAGACACTGCCCAAACTTTTATGCCGAGTGAAACAGAAGAATTAGAAGCCGCTCAAAATGTGCTGCTCAAAAAATTCAAGCATCCTCCTACGGATTTAGCAGAAAAACATAAATATATGCGTTTTCTCGCTTACCGCGGCTTTGATATGGATACCATTAACCGTGCTATTAAATCAGCTTGGAATAACGAATACAAATAAAATAAAACGGCACCATCAATAGGTGCCGTTTATTCGTTTCATTATCAATAACGCAAATTGCTGCCTTGATAATCGATGATGCGCGGAGTGATAAAAATCAACAGCTCGCTGCGCTCTTCGCTACGAGTACGCGATTTGAACAGATTACCAACCACCGGAATATCACCCAACAAAGGTACTTTTCTTATACCATTGGAATTCACTTCCTCATAAATGCCGCCGAGAACCAAAGTTCCGCCGTCTTCAACCATGGCGCGTGTTTCCAAGTTATTGGTATCAATACAAGGCTCACCGTTGCTACCACCGCAGCTCTGGTTTACAGAATCTTTATTGATTTTCACATCCATAATGATTTGACCGTCAGGCGTAATATGCGGCGTTACACGCAAGCCCAATACAGCTTTTTTAAACTCTACATCAGTCGCGCCGCTGGATGTTTCAGAAGTATAAGGAATCTCAGTACCCGATTCAATTACCGCTTCTTTTCTGTCTTGAGTTAAAACTCGCGGATTCGAAATGGTTTTAGCCTTATTCTGAGCTTGCTGGGCTTGCAATTCCAAACTCAATGCGCCAGATGCCATTTTATGGATTAATGCAACACTAGAAGTAGCTGCAGCAATAGGTAAGTTAACATTAGGATCCCATGAATAAGGCGTAAGTGCAGGAGCTTGGTCACTATTACGTGCATTATATCTTGCTCGTGCATTCTCAACATAAGCATTGTTGTTGTTAATGGCATTGTTAAGATTATTTCCCCAGCTGTTGGTTCCATTTGAACCGGCATAACCAAACTTCACACCAATATCGCGCGAGAATCCATCGGAGGCACGCACAATACGAGCCTCAACCATTACTTGGCGGGTAGGAACATCCAACTCTTCTATAAGCTTTTGGAATTTCCGGATAACCGTATTGTTATCAGTAATAATCAGCGTGTTGGTGCCTGGATCAATTAAAGCGCTACCGCGTTTACTTAAAATGCTGTTTGCAGTATTGTTGCTGCCGCCTTCTTCAAGTCTCAAAACTTTACGGAACTCTTCTACGTTTTTGTACTTGAGTTGGAATGTTTGGGAATATAAAGGCCCTAAATCGTTAATTTCATTTTGAGCCTGCAAAGTGGCTTTATCTTTGGCTAATAATTCATCTCTCGGAGCAACATTGATAATGTTACCTTGACGGCGCATATCCAAGTTACGCGCTTCTAACACTAAATCTAGTGCCTGATCCCACGGTACATCTTTTAAGCTAAGCGTCATTTTGCCGTTTACGCTATCGCTGGCAACGATATTCATGCCCGACTCTTTAGCCAAAATCTGCAAGATGGTACGTACTTCTACGTCTTGGAAATCAAAAGATACTCTACGGCCAGTAAAGTTTTTATTTCTTTTATTATTCTGCAATCCCGAATCTGCAACATTTGCTTTGGGGAAAACTTCAAAAGACATGTGTCCGCCTGAAACTTTCTCACGAACATCCCAGCCGCCTTTGTTCCTGATAACGATTTCAGTATCATTACCGATTCGCTTCAATACTATACCACGCACAGGAGTATTGAAATCAGAAACATCCAAACTACGCTGTGCTTGTGCGGGCAATGGATGATTTTTCAATGTAATCACAACGCGGTCATTCTGGCGCTTAATAGTCGGATTGCCACTAAACGAAGGTGCACTAACATCGACAATACCTGTATTACCGCTTCCTTTACGGAAATCAACTGATGCAGAACTTACTGCTTGCTCCTGTTTTTTAACAATCACACGCTCGTTCGTAACAGTTTGAGCAGATGCGGTAGAACCTTCCGGCGCTTCATTCACATAAATCCATACTTCGTTTCCTTTGATTTCAGAAGTATATCGTCCTGCTTTGTTCAAACTTAACACAACCCGAGCCTGACTGCCGTTTTTAGCAGCACTAATTTGATTCAACAAAGGATCAGCATATTCCAGCACAGGCTGCTGCAAATTAAGACCTGTGGTAGGAAAATCCAGTGCAATTCTAGCCGGAGAGTTAGTTACAAATCCACTGGGAGACACTACATCACGGTCGAATTTAATTTTGATAATTTTTTGGTTGCTCGGCAAAGTTGATACATTAATATCTGTAATATTGCCTGCAAAAGCTGAAGCCTGCATAGCCAAGCCTAAGCTGATAGCTGAAATGGTTTTCATACTGATAGGTTTCATTAAAAGTTACCCCTTAAATATTAATTGTCTGTTTTAATGCTCTGATTGTCTTTACTATTATCCAACAGTAGCTCGGCATTACGGAAAGTCCAATTACCATCGGAATTCTCAATAACCTCGGTAATGACCAACTTATCCGGCATAATCGAAGTAATCCTACCAAAATTTTGGCCTATATAATTACCCGTTTTTACTGTATAAACATGACCATCTATTTCGATATAACCTGTTTTTTGCTTACCTGAAATAAATGATCCTACATACTTCATATTTTCCAAGCTAAATGCTTCCAACACTTCCTTAGGTCGATTGGTATTCGGCGCATTATTGCCGGAAAGCCCCTCGTTCAACCGTTTTGCATTAAAAGCATTCAAACCTAATGTTTTGGGTGGGATGTAAGTAACAGAAGGGTTAACAGTCGGTTGCTCAAATGGTTGTATATGTTTCTGGGCATCTTTTTGTGTTTGTTCCATCCATTCTCTTAAATCTTCATGCGCAGGGGAACATGCTGTAACCATTAACACCATTAAGCCTGGGAGTAAGATTTTATGATTCATTGTTTTATTCCTCTCGTAATGTTACTGCTGATTTTGCTCGTCAGTATTGCCTGCTTGAGAAGCAGCTTTTTGTTCCGCAGCAACTTCCTCCGCCGGTCTCGCTTTATAGGTATTAGCAGTAGCAGTTAAGGTTAGCTTATCTCCTTTTTCTTCATTACTTAGGTTAATAGATTCCAAAGTAATGATTCGGGAAAGAGAACCCACATCTCTCGCAAACTGGCTAATTTGATCATATTTACCGGCAATTGAAATGGCATAAGGCAAAATCTGAATAGGGCCGTCATTTTGCGTAGGCTGTGGCGTCACACTATTCATGCTCATTCCGTTAGTTGCCCCTGCTTGATGCAGCTCCTGAATCAGATTAGGAATTTCGGCATCTGTCGGTAACTGCTTCAATAAAACGTCAAATGATGAGCGAATCGCAACTAATTCGGCTTTAAGATTGTCCAAGCTGGCCGCTTGAATGGTTTTTTCGGCATAACTTACTTTTAACTCTTCTTCTTTTTGCTTACTGGCTGCCAATTCTTCTAACTGTGTCCGGAAGACTGCAAAATAACCTGCACCCAATACAGCCACAACAACCAAAGCAGCTATTGCCAATTTAGCCGGTTTATTAAGCAAATGAAGCGTTTGTAAATCAACGTCTTTTAGTTTCTTATTGTTGGCCATTGTTTTCATCCCCTGTATTTTCCAACTTAGCCTCATTAGTATTACCGTTTTTTTGTACAGGTGCACTATATTGATTCAACAATACCTTTAGTGAAAATTCCTGTACTTTATCAACCTGCTTGATACTTAAAAGCTCAGGTTGCATAAACAAACCCGTACTGGGTATTGATCGCATAAATATTGCAATCTTATTGTCACTTGTTGCTTTCCCATTGATAAGATATGTATTTGGATTGTCACCCACTTTAATCGAAGTAAGCTGAGTTCCTTCTGGAATTAATACATTTAAAGTATCAACAATGTAGGCTGCTTGAAACCTCTTATGTTGAAGTTCTTCAATTTTTTGCTTTCTATCCAAAAAGTTGCGCTTCTCTTGACTAAGCTTTTTGATTTCAATCAGTTTTTTGTCTTCTTTTTCGATTTCTTGAGTTAAAAAAGAATTTCTTTCCTCTTGTTTACTGATGGCTGCCCCAATTCCCATATAGGCTACTGCTGACAAACCAATACCGGTTGCAAATGCCAAAAGCATTAAAGTTTTAAAGCGCTGCTTTTGACGCTGCTCAATCTGCTCCCGATAAGGTAGAAGATTAATTCGCATTAATTCAATCATTTTATAAACCCCTTAGTGCTAAGCCGAAAGCTGTTGTCAACAATGCGGCATCTTGCTGTAATTGTGATAAATCAATTTTTTTACTGTGTGTAGCATAAATAATCGGGCTAACACACTGAGTTGCCGTATTGGTTTGTGAAAATACGGTTTCAGGCAAGCCCTCTTGAAGTGAAGCAGATCCGGTAAGAAAAATGTGTTTTACACTTGAAAACTGATCACTTGCTTGTGTCGTATAATAAAATTGGAGAACACGCTGTATTTCTTGAGCAACTTGGATATTGAAGCGATCTGCTATTTGTGATTGATAATCAAGCGGCCTACTTTCCATTGAAGTTTTCATGTTCTCAGCTTCGTCTTCTGTAACTTGGTAGGTACGTTGAATCAACTGAATCAACTGCTCGCCACTAACAGTTGTTTCTTGCTTGTAAAGAATCTGGCCTTTTTGCAACACCATCGCCTGCATTTGGTTATCACCAACATCAATAACTGCAATTTTTTCGTCGGTAAGCTCGGGAGCATGTTGGTTAATCCAAAAAGAAAA
This portion of the Neisseria canis genome encodes:
- a CDS encoding PilN domain-containing protein, producing MIELMRINLLPYREQIEQRQKQRFKTLMLLAFATGIGLSAVAYMGIGAAISKQEERNSFLTQEIEKEDKKLIEIKKLSQEKRNFLDRKQKIEELQHKRFQAAYIVDTLNVLIPEGTQLTSIKVGDNPNTYLINGKATSDNKIAIFMRSIPSTGLFMQPELLSIKQVDKVQEFSLKVLLNQYSAPVQKNGNTNEAKLENTGDENNGQQ